The window CGCTCGCGGCGACAGTTCGAAGCTCGTGAGACCTGTCTCGGCTTCGGATAGATTTCTGAGATGGGAGAGAGTCGACACCAACAGTCGTTTGTGAAAAGAACCGGATACGGTCGACGAGCGAAGCGAACGTCCCATTTTTTAAGCGGGCGGCCGACCCCTCGGGTATGGAGTCACTCGGGATGCCGGTCCTCGACGACCACCTCCACCTCGATCCGGGATCGGGGCAGGGGATGGACGCGGTCGAGGACTTCGCGGTCGTCGGCGGGACACACCTGCTGGTCGTGAACAAACCCTCGTGGCACCTCGGCGTGGAGGCCGAGACGGGCGACGACTTCCACGCGGTGTTCGAGGAGACGATCGACATCGTCGAACGAGCCACCGAGCGACTGCGCGGCCGGGCGTGGTCGGTGCTGGGTGTCCACCCCGGGCTGATCTCACGGCTGGTGGACGAACGGGGCTTCTCGCCCGCCGAGGCGCGCGACCTGATGCAGGCCGGACTCGACGTGGCGGCGGAGTACGTCGCGTCGGGTGAGGCGCTGGCGCTGAAGTCCGGCCGACCGCACTACGACGTGAGCGACGCGGTGTGGGACGCCTCGAACGCGGTGATGTGCCACGCCTTCGAACTCGGGGCCGACCTGGACTGTGCGGTCCAACTGCACACCGAGGGTGCGGACGACCTGACCGAGATCGCGGAGTGGGCAGAAGAGCGGGACCTCCCGCGTGAGCGCGTCGTCAAACACTACGCGTCGGGGAGTCTCGTCGGCCCGACACCCTCGGTGATGTGCCGGAAGGAGTGGTTAGAGACGGCCGTGGGACGCGACGTGCCGTTTCTGATGGAGACGGACTTCGTGGACGACCCGGACCGGCCGGGTGCGGTGATGGGACCGAAGACGGTGCCGCGTCGGGTCCGGTGGTTGCTGGAGGAGGGCCACGACGAGGCCATGCGGCGTGCACACGTCGAGACGCCACGGGACGTGTACGGGATCGATACCGAAGCGACGCTAGAGTGAGAGGGTGAAACCGTCGGTGTGAACGCTGGCGAGTGAGTCGTGTAGAGCTTGGATGTTGTGATCGGAGAAAACTCGGTCGAGTCGGTCGCGGACACTTCTGTCGAATCTGTCGCGGACGCTTCTGTCGCGGACGACAAGAGGTGAAAGCCCCCGGCCCCTTTCAGTCCCACCCGAAACTGTGCGACCCATCGTGTCGTCACCGGTCGTCACCCGGTTTCGCAACGCGGTGGTGGGAACCCGGCGGTCGCAGTGATCCCCGACCCTCCCCGACTGCCGACGACGCGACCTGCGAGCAGGTCCTCACAGAGTTCGGACACTGCTCGGTTTCGGTCGTCGGCAGATCGCGTCCGGACTGGGTTCCGGGTGTCGAAGTGGAGTCAGGTGACGAGTTGAGTGTGCGCTTCGATTCAATTTCCGGCGCGCGCGAGCAACCGCGCGCGAGGGAGGGGACCGGGCGGTGCGAAGAGGTCCCCGAGGCTGGGGAGGACGAGGTGCGGTGCCGTGCTGTCGCGGATGCGGTCGCGGTGCTGTCGCTGTCGAGTATTTTGTTTGTCCCGGATTGAGTAGCGGTACCGGTGCGGTTGCGGTCTGCAGTGCGGGCTTCTCGGAGATGCGCTACGACGTGTAGCGGTGCTGTCGCGGTCACGGTCTGCGGTGCTGATGCTGTCGTTGTACCAGTCGCGGTCGGTGTGCAGTCACGAACTCCGATCCCACGCACAGTCTAACCGAACCACAAGTAACCACGACTCGATCACTCCTCTCTCGCACCCACCAACCCGTCGTCGTCCCGCACAGCCATGCTCGCCACCGGATCACCCTCGTAGACCGCCAACCCCTCCGCGAGACCGAGCACGTAACCGTCGTACTCGCTCTCGACTGTACCCCGCGACTCACCCGCCGGGCCGACGATTTCCGCAACGACCTGCCCCGATTCCACCGCGTCACCCGGTGCGGCGCGATGGCGGACCAGTCCCGCGACCTCGGTTCGCGGACCGACGAACCGCCGGACCGGAAATTCGACCGGTGCGTCCGGCACGCCGGCACCCGGATCGGCCACCTCGCTGGGCACCGAATCGACCATCTCCAGGTGTGCCAGCACGCCGTACACGCCCGCGACGCCGGCCCGCACCCAGTTCGAGTCGACGACGCTGTGCCCCCCTAATTCGGCCGTGAACGCCGGAATGCCCGCCCCGTTCAACACCGCGCCGGCGGTCGACCGCTGGAGCGACTGGTCGAGATACTCGCCGGTCGGGTACTCCGTCACGACCGGGAGCCCGAACGCCGAGACGAGGTCGGACAACTCCTCGGCCAGTTCCGCCGCTGTCGACTCCTCGCGCCGGTCGCCGTACAGCACGCGGTCCCGAATCGAAAAGGGCACCGACCCGATCTGTGCGGTGTGCAGGTCGATCAGCGCGTCGGCCGACGAGACGAGCAGATCGTACAGCCTGCTGTCGATACGCTCCTGTACCTCCGGCGGACGAGGCGACTCCGACTCGGACCCCGGATCGGGAAAGTAGCGGTTCGGATCGTCGTCGCCGTAGTACGACACCCGAGAATTCCGCCGAACTCCGGCCGGATTCACGACCGGGACGGAGACCACGGTCCCGCGCAGTCGTTCCGGGAGGTCCGCGCGCACGGCGTCCTGTGCGACAGCGACCCCGGTCGCCTCGTCGCCGTGGACCCCGCCGGTGAGCCACAGCGTCGGTCCCGGTTCCGTGCCCTCGGCGACCACCACCGGGAGCGACTCGGTCCCGCCGGTCGGCAGATCGGTCGCGTCGAGCGTCCCGCGAACGACGGTCCCCGGGTCCGCGTCTGGGAGTTCCATACCCGAGTGTCGGTCGACCGGGAGAAAAAGCCTCGACACCGATCGGTCGTGGTCGGGGTCCGCTTACGCCTCGAAGCCGGCGAGGACGCCCTGCCCGTCGGTGCCGCCGATATCCGGCAGGGTCGCGCGCTCGGGGTGTGGCATCAACACCGCCACACTCGCTCGGTCGCCGATCACGCCCGCGACGTTCCCGGTCGACCCGTTCGGGTTCGCCGACTCGGTGACGTTCCCCGCCGCATCGCAGTACCGGAACAACACGCGGTCCTCGGCCTGGATCGCCTCGTAGCGATCCGCCTCGATCTCGAACCGACCCTCACCGTGTGCGATGGGCAGGGAGATCACCTCGCCCTGCTCGTAGGCCCGCGTCCACGGCGTGTCCGCGCGTTCGACCCGCAGGTGGACGTGTTCACACTGGAAGCGTGCGCTCCGGTTGGTGGTGAACGCGCCGGCCGTCAGCCCCGACTCGCTCCCGATCTGCGCGCCGTTGCAGACGCCCAGCACGGGCATCCCGTTCTCGGCGGCCTCGCGGACTTCGGCCATGATCGGCGACCGGGCGGCCATCGCGCCGGCCCGGAGGTAGTCGCCGTAGGAGAAGCCGCCGGGCAGGAGAATCCCATCTGTCTCCTCGGGGAGGCCGTCCTCGTGCCAGACGCGGTCGGCGTCGATACCGAGGTGTGCCAGCGCCTGCACCGCGTCCCGGTCGCAGTTCGACCCGCCGAACTGCACGACAGCGACCGTCACGCTACGCCTCCGGGGTCGCGCGCTCCGCGACGGTCACGTCGTAGTCGTGGATCGTCGGGTTCGCCAGCAGGCGTTCGGCCATCTCCGCGGCCTCCTCTTCGGCGGTCCCGGCGTCGGGCGCGTCGAGGTCGATCTCGAAGCGGTCGGCCGAGCGCAGGTCGTCGAGTTCGAAGCCGAGTCGTTCCAGTGCGCGCTGTGTCGTCTCGGCCTCCGGGTCGAGGACGCCGTGTTTCAGTCGGACGACGACGGTCGCGGTGTAGGCGGTCATCGGTCGATGGTGCGTGGTCGTGGGTAAAATGGGTTTTGGACGCGATCGGCTATGCACGTTCTTCCAAAATCGACCGTCGGACGGTGTCGGCGAGACAACTCACTCGTCGTACTGCATCGCGTCGATCAAGACGTTCTGCTCGCGTGACCACTCCTCGTCCGGCGTCGTCCGGACGTGGTCGGCCCACGCGATTACTCGTTGGACTTTGTGGCGGTCACTGCTCTCCTGCTTCTCTCGAAGCCGTTCGTCGCTCATCGAGTGCCTCCTCCGCGTTGAGTCGCTGTGTGTGGTTTTAGAGGCTTTCAACATCAAGATGTCACCGAACATCCGACAGGGGTGGAGCGAGTCGAGAATATCTGTTGCCGTGTGGTCGCTCGGCAGTGGTATCGACCTTCGAATCCTTGCACAGAACGGAAGCGGTTTACCTCACGGTGCCGTCCGGCCGGATATGTCTCAGCCCGAACGGCAGGAGGTGACGGTATGACGCGCGAGTACACCCAGATCACCGTTATCGGAGACGACAAGACCGGAATCGTCGCCAAGTTCACCACCCTGCTGTTCGAGCGCGGAATCAACATCGAGGACATCGACCAGGCGGTCCGCGAGGGGCTCTTCCGGATGACGCTCCACGCCGACACCGCCGAGATGGTCTGCTCGAAGGAGACCCTCCAGGAGGCGCTCGACGACCTCGGCGACGAGATGGGCGTCGACGTGCAGGTGCGGTTCCCCTCCGACCGGGAGACGCAGGGCATCGCGGTGCTCGTCACGAAGGAGTCCCACTGTCTCGAAGCACTGTTTCAGGCGTGGGCCTCCGGCGACTTCGACGCGGACATCAGCGTCGTGATCGGCAACCACCCGAAACTCCAGCCACTCGCAGCGCACTACGACGTCCCGTTCCACGACATCGGCGACGAGAAGGGGTCGCCCGACGAGGACGAACTGCTGGACCTGTTGGCCGAGTACGACGCCGACCTCATCGTCCTCGCGCGCTACATGCGCATCCTCTCGCCGAACGTCGTCTTCCGGTACGAAGACCGGATCATCAACATCCACCCGAGTCTCCTCCCGTCGTTCCCCGGTGCGGCGGCCTACCGGCAGGCGAAAGAGGAGGGGGTCCGCATCGGCGGCGTGACGGCCCACTACGTCACGACCGATCTCGATCAGGGGCCGATCATCGCCCAGCGCGCGTTCAACATCCCGGACGACGCGAGCGTCGACGAGATCAAGGAACTCGGGCAACCCCTCGAGGCCGAGGCGCTGGTCGAGGCCATCAAACTCCACCTCGACGACGCCGTGACGATCCACCGTGGGCGGACCAGCTATCGCGACGGCGTCGACCCCGAGCGCTACCAACTCGGCATGGCCGAAGCCATCGAGTCGGCGAACCCGGACCGACCGATCGACGGGATGGGCGACGTGATGGAGGGTCGTGACGACGAGAGCGAGAGCGAGCAGACCGACGAGGCGGACTCGCCGGAAGCGACCACGGACGACTGAGCGGTCGGCGATCGAGGACCGAACCGTCGGGCACTGGCTGCCGACGCGGTGGCGACCGCCTTCTCTTACAGGTCCCGCACCGCGTCGACCGCCGCGTCGATGTCGGGCGCTTCGAACCACTCCGAACCGGTGTAGGCGTTGGCACCGGCGGCGTAGAGGTTCGCGACCGCCTGCCGCACGTCGTGGGGCAACTCGCGGGGTTCGACGGCACAGAGCGTCCGCCAATCGGCGACGCCCTGCGCGTCGGCCTCGGCTTTCGCGTCCCCGACGGCCTCGACCCACTCTGGCTGTTCGCGCTTGTACCACTGGCGGACGACCTCCTTCGAGACCTCCTGGCCGGCGTAGCCGAACCGGTTCTCGTCGAAGGTGCCGGCCACGTCCGCGACTTTGATCGCGCCGTCGTGGTAGAGACACTCGATCTTCCCGTCCTCGTGGGTGAAGTCGGCGCGACTCGCCCGGTCGGTGAGCATGTGGTTCACGGCGAGCGCGAGTTCTTCGAGTCGGTCGACGCTCGCGTGGCCCGCGATTGCGTCCGCCTCGTCGCGGGAGAGGTAGCGGTCCTGTTCCTCGAACTTCGTAGAGAACTCGACGACCGGCCGGGGGAGATCGACGACCTCGTCGGGCCACTCGTCGTAGTCCAGATCGAGTTCTGCCGGCTCTCGGCGTTTCCGGAGGCTGGACCCGAGGGGAACGGTGTTCCGGAAGACGATCTCGAGGGGGATCAGGTAGTTCTCGCCCGCCTCGCGGTGGAACGCCTCGTAGTCGTACTCGCCCGCGTCGTAGGGTAGATCGGGCACTTGCGTCAGATCGATGGCCATCTCACGGGGCGCGCTGGGCGCGTCGCCGAGGTCGACGATTTCGCGGGTCCCGGCGTCGGCTGTCGACTCGCCACTCTCGTCGGCGTCCGACACGCTCGCCGGGTCGACCACGCCCCGGTAGTGGGTCGGGATGTGGTTCACGTCGAACAACTCGAAGTTGAACGCGCCCATCGTGCAGAGACTCGCGCCCTTCCCCGGAATCGTGTCGGGCATCGTCCCCCAGTCGAAGACGGAGTAGTCGTCGGTGAAGACGAACGCCCCACGGCCCAGTTCCTCGGCGGTCGGCTCCCGGTCGACGCGGAACTCCTTCACGCTGGTCATGGTCGGGACAGTGCGGCCACGGGCCATGAATCTTTCAGTTCCGTGCGCAAGCTGGGCATCGGTGGCAGGAATCTATCCGCGTTCGTGCATCACTCGTCGGGTGGAACGGACACGGTCGTCGGCTCCTCGCGTCGCCGACTCCACGCGGGAGGCGGTGTCGTCCTCCGCTCACGCCGACTCCCCGTCGACCGGTTTCACGAGCAGGAGCGCCGGATCGTCGCCGTAGTAGTCGGCGTCGTACTGCGACGCCTCGAAGCCGAGCGACCGGTAGAAGGAGCACGCCCGGTCGTCGTCCGGCGAGACGGCCAGTCTGACGAGGTGGGAGTCGGCGTCCGCGTGTCGCTCGGCGACGGCGGCGAACAGGCGGTCGAACAGCGCCGCACCGTAGCCCTGTCGCCGGTGGTCGGGGGCGACGACGACCTCCGCGACGTGGGTCGGATCGCCACGAACCGCCAGCAGGTAGCCGACGACCGCCCCCGTCTCTCCGACCGCGACGAACACGTCGAACGCCGAGAGCGCGGCCCCGGGAGTCGCCCCCGTCGCCGGCGACTCGGCCGGGTCCGGCACAGACACATCGGCCAGCGCCGCCGCCAGCAGGTCCGGACTCGGCCGTGAGAGATGCGACTGGAGACGGTCGAGTGCAGACCGGTCGGTCGGTCTCGCGCGGCGGATCACGGGCCGGCGGGGAGCAGGAGGAGCGCGAGCAGGACGCTGACGACCGCGCCGGAGAGCGTGGCGGCGAAGTTCACCGCCTCGTTGCCGACCCGGTCGCCTTCCAGCGTCGCACCGAGGATCGAGTCGACCGTCATCCCACCGACGCCCCCTGCGGCGACCACCAGCGCGCCGAGTGGACTCACCGACAGCAGGCCGACCGCGATCAGCGCGATGAGGCCCGCACCGACGACGCCGGCGATCTCACCCTGCCACGTGACGCCCCCGTCGGTCCCCGGCGGGACACGCTCGAAGGTGGTGATGAGACGCGGCTGGTCGTACAGGCCGCCGATCTCCGAGGAGAGCGTGTCGCTCATCGCGGCCGCGAGCGACCCGGCGAAGGCGAACACGAACAGATCCGCGAGCGCCGGCACCGGCAACTGTGGACTGGCGGCGTAGCCGACCACGGCGACGAGTGCGACCGCCGCGTTGCCGAGGACGTTGCCGGTCCCGCGTGCGCCGTCGTTGTCCTCCGCGACGCCCCGCTCCTGCTTCGCCTCGTACTTGAACTTCGTCGAGAGCGCGCCGATGCCGAAGAAGGCGATCAGGGGCGCGAACCAGCCGAGACCGCCGAGGACGATGGTCAGCATCCCCAGCAGGACGCCGGTCAGCATCCCCGGCACCGAGGCGGTCCCGAGCGCGTAGGAGGCGTACCCCAGCGCGAACATCACGCCGAGCGCGAAGGCGATCTCCGGAAGCGTCACGACGAGGTCCAGCGCGCTCAGACCCCACAACAGCAGGCCGACCGACAGCATCACCAGCGGGTCGTCCCGCTGGAACAGCATCGTGCGGAGCAGCGCCGCCACGAGGACGCCCGTCGCGGCGAGAAAGGCGCTGGTCGGCGCGTCGAGTGCCGTGAGTGCGGTCCCCTCCGCGAACTGGACCGCGAGTCCGCCGAGGCTCCCGGCGAGGAAGCCGCCGCCGGCGAAGCCGGCGACACGCGGGAAGGGGTCGTCACTCTGGGTCCGGACGACCTGCTCTGTGAGGTTGCCGTAGGAGAGCACGAGGACGCTCGTCGCGAAGACGGTCGCCGGCATCCGGAACTCCTCGCGGGGGACGGTGGTCAGCAGTGCCAGGCCGGTCGCGGCGAGCGCGAAGCCCGCCAGCCCGTTCAACTGGCCGTCCTCGTGGTCGCCGGGGCGGGCGAACAACTCGAACAGTCGCCCCTCCGTGACCACGAACGCCGCGAGGAGCGCCACGGCGACGAAGGGGGCCGCCGCCGCCGCCCCGAGCGCCGGGGCCGCGAGCGCGAGGGTGCCGACGAGGGCGAATCCCCCGGCACGCCGGACTCTCGATGTCACGACCCTCTCTACCTCCGACGCGCACTTAACCCTCCCGACACCGAGCCGACGACTTTACTCCCCCCGCGCTCGCACGGCCTGTCGTGGGCCTGTACGACACCTACCTCGGCGTCCGGGACCGCCTCCACTCGGCCGACCCGCCGCGTCACGTCGCGGTGGTCATCACCGAGCGCGACCTGCTGGAACAGGGTGCCTACGAGACGCTCTCGGCGTTCTTCGGCTGGGCGTTCGAGTACGGCGCGGAGCGCGTCACGGTCTCGGTGTCGGTACTGGACGAGGCCGTCGTCCCCACCTTGGAGCGCGAACTGCGGGAGGTGGACGCCCCCCGCGAGGTCGCGGTGCGTGGCCCGGACGACACCGAACAGGCCGACGCGCCCATCCAGATCAGTATCGGCCTCGGCGGGAAGGCGGAGTTCGCGGAGGCCGTGAAGTCGGTCGCCCGCGAGGTGGAGGCCGGGCGGTTGGAACCAGACGACATCACCGAGGCCGACGTGGAGGAGCGACTGGTGTTTCCCGACGAACCGGATCTGGTGGTGAAGACCGGTGCCGAACGGTTGTCTGACTTCATGATCTGGCAGTCGGTCTACTCGGAACTGTACTTCACCGACGTGAACTGGCGCGACTTCCGGAAGCGGGACTACCTCCGGGCCGTGTTGGACTTCAAGGACCGACAGCGACGATTCGGGCGATAAGTGGGATTCTCTGAGACAGTCGGAGGCGTTTACACGACTCCTGTCGAATCGGTCGAGTCGGTGCCTGACAACTCGGTCGAATCAGTCGTGGGCGACGAGGGGTGAAAGCCCCTGCGCTCTCGACCTCCCGCGACTTGGTGCGCGCTTCCCTCAGGCTGGCGGGGCAAGCCCGCCAGCCTTCAGTCCAGTGCTACCGGCGCCGGGGGGAGGGCCGAGAGCGCGGCCCCTTTCAGTCCCACCCGGAACTGTGCGACCCACCACGTCGTCACTGGTCGTCACCCGGTGGGTCGTCGCAGGTCTGGAACCCGGCGTGGCTCGTACTCCCCACTCCTCCCCGACTGCTGACGACCGAACTGCGGGCAGGTCCTCGCTGTCGCTCGGACACTGCCCGGTTTCGGTCGTCACCAGCTCGCATCCTCAGTGGGTTCCGAGTGTCGAACTGTGGTTGGGTGACGAGTGTGGCGTGGGCTTTCACTCACGATCCGGCGCGCGCGACTGACGCGCGCGAGGGAGGCCACCGGGCGGTGCGGAGAGGTGGCCGAGGCTGGGGAGGACGAGGTGCAGATGCGGTCGCGGTCTGCGGTGCGGTTGCGGTTCCTCGCGCTCGCACGAGTAGCGGTGCTGGTGCGGTCGTGGTTGCAGAGGATGTCGCAGTCGCAGTTTGCGGTGCTATCGCACTTCCAATCTCAATCGGCGATACCGCCACAGTCACGGTTGCAGTCGCTCTCGAACCACGACCCATACGAAGAAAATCCACAGTCCGAAGCGCCGACCGCACCCTACAGCTCTATCTCGCCGTCCATCTCCGGCACTTCGTCCTCCAGCCACTCCCGGAACCACTTCACGCGCTTCAGTCGCCGGTGGGCGATGCCCTCCGCCGTGTCGCTCTCGATGCGCCGGGAGGCGTCACGCCCGCGTT of the Salinirubrum litoreum genome contains:
- the purS gene encoding phosphoribosylformylglycinamidine synthase subunit PurS, whose translation is MTAYTATVVVRLKHGVLDPEAETTQRALERLGFELDDLRSADRFEIDLDAPDAGTAEEEAAEMAERLLANPTIHDYDVTVAERATPEA
- a CDS encoding undecaprenyl diphosphate synthase family protein, with product MGLYDTYLGVRDRLHSADPPRHVAVVITERDLLEQGAYETLSAFFGWAFEYGAERVTVSVSVLDEAVVPTLERELREVDAPREVAVRGPDDTEQADAPIQISIGLGGKAEFAEAVKSVAREVEAGRLEPDDITEADVEERLVFPDEPDLVVKTGAERLSDFMIWQSVYSELYFTDVNWRDFRKRDYLRAVLDFKDRQRRFGR
- the purQ gene encoding phosphoribosylformylglycinamidine synthase I; its protein translation is MTVAVVQFGGSNCDRDAVQALAHLGIDADRVWHEDGLPEETDGILLPGGFSYGDYLRAGAMAARSPIMAEVREAAENGMPVLGVCNGAQIGSESGLTAGAFTTNRSARFQCEHVHLRVERADTPWTRAYEQGEVISLPIAHGEGRFEIEADRYEAIQAEDRVLFRYCDAAGNVTESANPNGSTGNVAGVIGDRASVAVLMPHPERATLPDIGGTDGQGVLAGFEA
- a CDS encoding TatD family hydrolase, translated to MESLGMPVLDDHLHLDPGSGQGMDAVEDFAVVGGTHLLVVNKPSWHLGVEAETGDDFHAVFEETIDIVERATERLRGRAWSVLGVHPGLISRLVDERGFSPAEARDLMQAGLDVAAEYVASGEALALKSGRPHYDVSDAVWDASNAVMCHAFELGADLDCAVQLHTEGADDLTEIAEWAEERDLPRERVVKHYASGSLVGPTPSVMCRKEWLETAVGRDVPFLMETDFVDDPDRPGAVMGPKTVPRRVRWLLEEGHDEAMRRAHVETPRDVYGIDTEATLE
- a CDS encoding phosphoribosylaminoimidazolesuccinocarboxamide synthase — encoded protein: MTSVKEFRVDREPTAEELGRGAFVFTDDYSVFDWGTMPDTIPGKGASLCTMGAFNFELFDVNHIPTHYRGVVDPASVSDADESGESTADAGTREIVDLGDAPSAPREMAIDLTQVPDLPYDAGEYDYEAFHREAGENYLIPLEIVFRNTVPLGSSLRKRREPAELDLDYDEWPDEVVDLPRPVVEFSTKFEEQDRYLSRDEADAIAGHASVDRLEELALAVNHMLTDRASRADFTHEDGKIECLYHDGAIKVADVAGTFDENRFGYAGQEVSKEVVRQWYKREQPEWVEAVGDAKAEADAQGVADWRTLCAVEPRELPHDVRQAVANLYAAGANAYTGSEWFEAPDIDAAVDAVRDL
- a CDS encoding DUF92 domain-containing protein gives rise to the protein MTSRVRRAGGFALVGTLALAAPALGAAAAAPFVAVALLAAFVVTEGRLFELFARPGDHEDGQLNGLAGFALAATGLALLTTVPREEFRMPATVFATSVLVLSYGNLTEQVVRTQSDDPFPRVAGFAGGGFLAGSLGGLAVQFAEGTALTALDAPTSAFLAATGVLVAALLRTMLFQRDDPLVMLSVGLLLWGLSALDLVVTLPEIAFALGVMFALGYASYALGTASVPGMLTGVLLGMLTIVLGGLGWFAPLIAFFGIGALSTKFKYEAKQERGVAEDNDGARGTGNVLGNAAVALVAVVGYAASPQLPVPALADLFVFAFAGSLAAAMSDTLSSEIGGLYDQPRLITTFERVPPGTDGGVTWQGEIAGVVGAGLIALIAVGLLSVSPLGALVVAAGGVGGMTVDSILGATLEGDRVGNEAVNFAATLSGAVVSVLLALLLLPAGP
- a CDS encoding GNAT family N-acetyltransferase, which gives rise to MIRRARPTDRSALDRLQSHLSRPSPDLLAAALADVSVPDPAESPATGATPGAALSAFDVFVAVGETGAVVGYLLAVRGDPTHVAEVVVAPDHRRQGYGAALFDRLFAAVAERHADADSHLVRLAVSPDDDRACSFYRSLGFEASQYDADYYGDDPALLLVKPVDGESA
- a CDS encoding formyltetrahydrofolate deformylase, with amino-acid sequence MTREYTQITVIGDDKTGIVAKFTTLLFERGINIEDIDQAVREGLFRMTLHADTAEMVCSKETLQEALDDLGDEMGVDVQVRFPSDRETQGIAVLVTKESHCLEALFQAWASGDFDADISVVIGNHPKLQPLAAHYDVPFHDIGDEKGSPDEDELLDLLAEYDADLIVLARYMRILSPNVVFRYEDRIINIHPSLLPSFPGAAAYRQAKEEGVRIGGVTAHYVTTDLDQGPIIAQRAFNIPDDASVDEIKELGQPLEAEALVEAIKLHLDDAVTIHRGRTSYRDGVDPERYQLGMAEAIESANPDRPIDGMGDVMEGRDDESESEQTDEADSPEATTDD
- a CDS encoding succinylglutamate desuccinylase/aspartoacylase family protein, translating into MELPDADPGTVVRGTLDATDLPTGGTESLPVVVAEGTEPGPTLWLTGGVHGDEATGVAVAQDAVRADLPERLRGTVVSVPVVNPAGVRRNSRVSYYGDDDPNRYFPDPGSESESPRPPEVQERIDSRLYDLLVSSADALIDLHTAQIGSVPFSIRDRVLYGDRREESTAAELAEELSDLVSAFGLPVVTEYPTGEYLDQSLQRSTAGAVLNGAGIPAFTAELGGHSVVDSNWVRAGVAGVYGVLAHLEMVDSVPSEVADPGAGVPDAPVEFPVRRFVGPRTEVAGLVRHRAAPGDAVESGQVVAEIVGPAGESRGTVESEYDGYVLGLAEGLAVYEGDPVASMAVRDDDGLVGAREE